The following proteins are co-located in the Salvelinus sp. IW2-2015 linkage group LG36, ASM291031v2, whole genome shotgun sequence genome:
- the LOC111959246 gene encoding gamma-crystallin M2, giving the protein MPNMNSRIVFYEDRNFMGRSHECSTDCPDMSSFLSRCHSCKVEGGCFMLYDRPNYMGNQYFMRRGEYADYHMMGMANGMRSCRMIPMHRGSYRMKIYERESFGGQSHEIMEDCDNIMDRYRMSSCMSCNIQDGHWLMYEMPHFRGRMMFMRPGEYRHFSMGMGSMGGMGGMGGMRFQSMRRINESWY; this is encoded by the coding sequence ATGCCCAACATGAACAGCAGGATAGTCTTCTACGAGGACAGGAACTTCATGGGCCGCTCCCATGAGTGCAGCACCGACTGCCCTGACATGTCCTCCTTCCTGAGCCGCTGCCACTCCTGCAAGGTTGAGGGTGGCTGCTTCATGCTGTATGACCGCCCCAACTACATGGGAAACCAGTACTTCATGAGGAGGGGAGAGTACGCTGACTACCACATGATGGGAATGGCCAATGGTATGAGATCCTGCCGCATGATCCCAATGCACAGGGGATCTTACAGGATGAAGATctacgagagagagagcttcGGCGGTCAGAGCCACGAGATCATGGAGGACTGTGACAACATCATGGATCGTTACCGCATGTCCAGCTGTATGTCCTGCAACATCCAGGACGGCCACTGGCTCATGTATGAGATGCCCCACTTCAGAGGCAGGATGATGTTCATGAGGCCTGGAGAGTACAGGCACTTCAGCATGGGTATGGGAAGCATGGGTGGCATGGGCGGCATGGGTGGCATGAGGTTCCAGAGCATGAGGCGTATCAACGAGTCCTGGTACTAG